The genomic stretch AGTCGTATGCCATTTCGAGATGCAGATACTAAACCAACGTATCAGGAAATGTACGGAACCTGGGTGTTGACGGGCAACGTTGGGCCGACCTCGTTCTTCTTCCTGCTCTCGGAGACGGAGAAGTAGGAGTAGAGGCCCATGCCGAAGATGGCGACGAGGATGCCAGCCATGTTCCGGAACGTGAAGGGGTCCTTGAGCAGGACGTAGCCGAAGGAGAGGATGAGGCACGTCTTGAGGTGGCCCAACACCTGGTATGTCACTGGCGATGTCGTGCCGATCACAAGGAACGTGCTGAAGTTGACAGACACCGCGATTGTGCACGACATCAGGATGAACACCTGCGCAACAGAAAGATTCAGCTCAACTCAGCACATAGTTGTCCACTTTCTTCTACGCCGACAAGTTTAACTCCTTCATTCTGCTTCCGCTGCACACACGTACCACGACTTTGAAGGTGTAGGGGAAAGCAAAGACATCTTTGTTGGTCAGGAGCTTGTCGACGAAGGGGCCGGTGATGAGCAGCACAGCGGATTGGTACAGCGAGGACTGGTACAAGAGCTGGGTGGAAGACACCTTGAGCCTCTTCTGGATTTGGTTGGTGAGCTTTGTTCAAAAGTCAAGGAAGATGTCATGGGCATGAAAGTCCAGGGTCAAAGAAACTGCACATGTTCAGTAAGCCTGCAATAgagttcatgtggaggaagaacaaGGATACAATCTGGCAGACACACGTCGCTGCGATGGTGAGGACTGCAATGATTGAGCCGAGGAGGTTGAGCTGGAGATCGGTGACCGACGCGATGCCGACTCCTAGGAGGAGGACCATGAGAGAGGCCTTGATGCTCCGACTGCACAGTTAACGGTTGCGAAGCATGAGGACCGGACTTGTTACAAGATCAACTGTGCAATGAGGTTCTGAAATGTGAGAAGGAATCTGAGAAGCACCTGAACTTCTTGCTCAGAAAAATGGTCTCCAAGACTATGGTGAAGGGTATAATGGCCAGCTTGGTCATCTGCAGCAAGGGGACAAAACAGCAAAATCATGAGTAAGAAACAAAATGCAAAGGTATGCATGCTTGGGGCCAGCCGGGCGGGCAAAGTGGGATGAAGGATGCATGCTTACCTGATAGAAGCCAACCGAGTTGAAGCCAAGGCAGAGGTTGAGGAGGCCAATGGAGATCCCATTAAGAAACCCAAAGGAGATGACGGTCTGAGTGTCGATTGGCTTCGGCTCGAAGAAGCGCAGGCGCTGCGCGACGTGCAGCGTGCAGAAGGTCACCAGCAGGTGCCAGCTCGTCAGCGTCGTTGCTGCATTCCGAAATTGCGATCACAAAGAAATCAAACACAAGATCAAATGCATTTCTCTATGCACTAGACAAAAACAAATTGTGGAAGGGAGAAAACAGCATTACTGCTGAAAGTCTGAACCCCTGAAAGCAGTACTGACCGAAGATGAAGGCAAGCTTGCCCATGAGGTACTTGTTGCAGATGACAATGGCCACCGACGACGTGACGGAGAGGCCCAGCGCGCCCAGGACGCCCATCTGGGAGGTCCCGCCATCCGACGACATCTCCCCTTCCAATGAACCCTTCCTCCCTGGTCGAGCAAGAAGCCCCATATGGTGAATGAGAAGCTATGTATGTAAGTGACGGAAGAGGATTGTTGAAGCAACCTAGCTGTAgtataggaggaggaggaggaggaggaagcaagAGCTGTCTAAGTTGACTAATTTTTCTACCATTGTGCACCATCAAGGTAACACGTGAGATCGGCCTGGGAAATCGAGCGTTGACATGGCTCGGCAGCAAACGTGCAAACCCACGTTCGAGCCGTAACACGAATTGAAGTTTCACGTGGCTTCATCTGTAAGTTGTAGCTTGTTTTCTTGGTACATAATGGAGGATTTCGTGTAGCTGTGTGCAACGCAACACTAATTAGCAGTAGATAGTGACAGTGTGACATGGGCAAATTAAGGCCAAACAGTAGCGGTCCTTGGAGCCTGAAGTGTCAGTTTGAGTGTTGTGTACTGAACTACAGTACTGATGACCAGCCTGCTTGTTCGTTGCGTGGTCACATCAGGCCAGCATGGAACGGGCTGGTACTTTGATTTCGGGGGAGATGCATGCTGATACTATACTCCAGCAGTATGATTCCAATACAGTACGTGCCCAGTACGTGTGACCACTCATATGTCACCAAATCTGCCAATGAGTACCCAAAAAAGAGTGTTGTTGAACTGGACAGCACTGAACCTAATTGATTGACTCGGCTGGGGGATTGCCGATCACGGCGGTGCAACAATTGCTGACTCACTTGTTAGTTTGATGACATGCAGCTAGCTTGTTAATTCAAAAATTGAAGTTCAATTTCTTCATGGTGGCTAGTAACTTAGCTCGGCTGGGGAATTAACTGTAGTGAAGTCAAACCTGACAGACGcagtgatggagaacacatgcaaAGACAATCCCGAGACCGGACATGGAGGCGAGTGGGAGGAAAAAAATTCCATGTGGCAATTTCTATTCCCGCAATGTGAGCCGAACCCATCCCATCCTATCCTATCACGGAAGTAGAAACAGGCGGAGATATTTCCGGCAGGAAGGACGGACGGCGACAGCTGCCAAAAATTAGGTGCTGCACGCTACTTGCGGTGCGGGACGAGAAGGGTTTCGCGTCGGGACAAATGGGGGAAGCGACCTCTGGCCAGTCAgtgcgccgccgccacgccagcCACCGATGTATGACACGTGCCAGGTCGAAGTTAGTTCGTGGCGGCGCACCCTCGAGCACGAccctggcggcgccgccgcgggcCGGTTCTGTCGGTCCGGTAATCTAGCGACGCGGCAGAACCGAGAAACGAAACCACGGAGAAGCGGGGCGCGGAAGTCTGTCGAACACGTTGCGGGATAAGCAGCGATAGCGGCGACGCCGCCTGTCGGGCCGCCGATCGCGGCGCGCGCCCGGGGACCGCCGGTAACCCGGTGTCGATCGACCAAGTCAGAACGTACCTTCCCTTGGCTAAATAGCTATCCCCCGGCGGAAGATGAGATTGAAAAACCCAGGGGGAACGGACGGGCGTACCTCCGGCTGATCAGCTGTTGCGCGTCGGTCCTTGTTCCCGCGCGAGATCGTCCGGCGAGATCTTCGATTATGAGGGGTATATGGGGATGGGGAGGGAGAGGGGTCGTGGTTGTGCTGGTGTGTCTccggggaggaagaagagaaatggGTCGTCTTATGAAATCGTTGGTTCGTGGGTTGCGCCTAGCTGTTGCTGTTGGTGTGATCAGGTGGGTGGAAAGTCTTTGGGTAGGTGGTGAACAACTCAGGCGCCCGCCGTCACAATCATCGTCTCGTCTCGTCGGCTCCTCGCTTCGCCCCCGAATGTTCTCCGCCTCTGCGAGGTGGGGCGCGCTTTCACGCACGGGGAGAAGCTCGCCACCGCTTCGCTCCGTGGGCCAACTGTGTCATTGAGATTTTGATCCAGCTAGGCTGTTTTATGAAGAAGAATCAATGCATTCCCTCAAACAAAAAAGAGGAAGAATCAATGCAGTATTGCTAAGATATCTCGATAAAATATGCCAATGAATATATCTATTCAGTACAGTTTTCTTATATTTATCGgtttgtaaaatctcaatgcaaatatgtgcacGTGATCTATTTGACATTTATTTTCCTAGTACTATGCGTTATGAtaaggtatctacctatgatactcctatATATGATCTCTCAAATCATTAATTATAGTGGCACATCATCTTTTTTGCATGCATGATATTATTACCTACGATATATCCAGTGTGAGTAGTCTAAAAGATAGAAGAAGAAACTAAGGGGTGTGCTCCCCTCATCCTCTCTCAGCCTACTTCCGTCTTCTATACGGCCACGTCCTAGGCGACAAGGTTAGGTTTACAACTACCGGTTCATCCAAGTCCATTGGGCGTGGAGGAAGGGTgactattgtgggtatacttcatgggtgtaccatcgacagtgcctagatccggcaagcccggatgacctacagatggtgatggtggcatatggcctaTCGGGCAGCCCAATTGCTGTTATAGgatggaagaagtccagcccaggaacaaggagccggatcccaacagaCCTGCGCCAAGAGTTGGATCCGGCAAGGCCCAtcaaggtagccggatccagtacgaatATTTAGGTAGTAGGCGGATCCTTGATGTGTAGGAAatgtatattccgtagttaggcatatTGTATTTCgactaggactctccgtagaaaccctagatcccgacGCCTTTATAAGCTAGATCCCGGAAgctctagaggcacaaccacaactcattgtaacaacgcgaaatctCCTAGATAAttacagacaagcagcagtaggccctgccaTCATGCagtgtgttccgaagctgggtaactcgcgtaccaccgtcctgttagcactccgcccaatggcccccacttcttccccccttcgtgaggattcctcctctggggtaccgtcgattaggcaacgacggtgaCCGACTTTAACAATTCACAATGAGTAAGTAGTACAAAGAATCGAGCTTATGCTACCGTCTTTTTCATAATATTCGGAAAAAGCATTGTGGACTAATAACTAAGATTTTACCATATGTACGAAGAAAATCAGATGggattttttttcttcatatttTCCCTCCTTTTCGATATAAAGTCGCGGTAATCAATATTTCTTAGCCAATAACTAGAACCCCAACAATGATACACACATCGAAATCATGTAAATAATAGAGGCAGCAAGGAAACTGAGCTTATAATAAGAAACAAAACAGACAGAATGGTGGTGTGACATAGAGCAATTCCATGGGCATCCCTGAGTGTAGCTTGTGACTCCTAGAGTATGAACTTGCAAAATTGCAAGGTCTCGGAAGCTTATGCACGCCATGCAAGGTTTCTTTGGCTCACAAGATAAGTCTATAaggaatcttttttttttttttacaaacttCAAGTATAATATAGATGTGAACATATACACACGCTACCACAAGTAAACTAACCATTCAACCAATGGTTGGTTCTCACCTTCTGGGGATAAAATCATTTCACACACTATTCCTCCATTTGGTTCAAAAATGTTGATGaaaagagaagtaaaggataattTTCGTTGATCTAGCTTCAAAGGTAAAATGTGAAAATTTTATAACCCATTCCCTCACTTCAGAACTGAGACCGGGTATATAGTGACACAACATTCTAGAATTTTATGAAATATATTCATCAGAAACTACGAATGTAGCTAGGGCTATATGTAGGTCtattattttcaaaaaaaaaattgaaaatgccATTTTTAAGTTAAAAAAACTGAAAAACAATCTAGAcgttgatgataatgatgaattcTATCAACGTACAAAATGTTAACTGAAAACGCATTGTTTTTTGGGCCACAAAAAATTACAAATCTGACATTTTTTTGTAGGTTTCAAACTTTGTACCGTTCACTCCTTTAAATTTTAATATTTGTTATTTTTACACTTCCTAAATTATAAGGTATTTTCAGCTGCAATTTTGCACGTTTGTAGAATTTATCATTACTAACACCTGGGATTTTTTTCAGAATATTTTGGAACTTATaccattttttttcttcaaaaaaccGGCCTACATGTAGAGCTACAAAATCCCGCACTCATCTCTCTTTTGATTATGATCATGTGTTTTTCTTGTTCCTACTGAACACCCAAGTTTATAAAATATACATTTTTTCAaaccttagtttttttttttgcattcttATCATACTTTCctgttaccccccccccccctacatTTTTAGAATGGCAGTTGGCAATTggtacaaaattaagctattcgtTTCTTTGTAATGTACCAATTCATTCTCTTGGTTCTCACCATTCTAACAACATCGTAATAGTAAGAGTAAAAAAACCCATCGTGGTTTTGGTTTGTTTGATGGCATCGCGGAAAAGGTGTAGAATCCTTTGACTCGATCCAAATCAAACAAACACTATAAGTGAAATTGTCTCGGTACCGGTGCTATACTCCATGCTCCATGTGCTATTCCACGCTTTGCTCATGATCCATTTGCCGGGCCTATTCAACGCATCCACCTTCCGTTTGCCCTTCGCTTGGATTGGCTCACCTCAACTCTTGTTAGTTCAGATCGTCGCTGTTGAAAGCTCAAGCTCACGAAAATATCAGGCCATTGGGACGTCAAAATCTCGAATCGGTGACAGATAGTGCCTGCTGACTGCCGTACTGTTTTTTAGAATTCAGCAGCTGATTAACACCAAACCGTTTACAATATGCTCCGTTAGGCAGCCTAACGCTCAGGCGGCCAAACACTGGACCATCGACAGAACAGACGAATAAGATTTGGAGTGTTAGAACCAAATCTGCGTGACCACCATGGTTTCGGCATGCCAAAATTTCCCGATGATAAGAGAAAATGATTTCATGTTCACATGAGGATATCAAATGGACAGAAAATATGACCACCATGGTTTCATGGGATCATCAAATGAAAACAAAAACTATAGTTACTTAATGCCGTACAAGAGTGCAGTGGTACCTCACAAATTAAGTTCTCTACTTGTCTGACGTGGCTGTGCTTGATTCTTATTGATGATATACAACAGCATTGGCCGTTGTTGGTATGTACATTTTTCATGAAGAGGGGCAAAGAATATAGGTTACAGTGTATAGCTAGACAGCTTGACACTTAAGATGCAAATTTTAAGTTGCAGTTCCATCTTGCTTGTTGTTTTGGTACACGTTTTCTAGACACTCCTTGGCGCGGTGCACCTTTGATTGGAGGTAAAAGCTTCCAGATTTTGCATTTCTCTCGAATAACTTCTCATACCGCTGCAATGGAGAAGTTGTAGTCAGGACCACAAAAGCAAATAGTGCAAGTTGTATAGGAAACAGGTGAAGATAAGAGAAGACCTGTGCAATCTCTTCCCATGTCGACTGCTCAGTCACACCTAATATCTGCCTCGCTTCTTGCTCGGTCATTGTTTTGCTGGTCCGACGGATATTATTTATTGCTTCATGGGCCACACCAGTTTTATTTGCATCTGGCAGAATACAGGAGGAATACTACATAAGTAGGTGCATATACATATAAGAAGTTTGTGCTCCTTCACAGAAATAGTACAACAAGGTTTGGCAGGTACTATTCATTTCGTACAAACTCATTGTGGAAGAAACGGGGATGTCATGTTTGTAAGACGGGGCTGAGAACACATACATATACTTCTATTATGAAACTGATAAATAAGTGCTATATTACTACTTCCAATCTTTTCAATGCAAAATCATGATTCCTATTTATTACTCATACATATACTTATATTACAATGTGTTTTGATCACCAAATACAAAGGAACAGCACGAAATCATGATTCCTATTTATTTACCCATTTTCCTTTTATGGAGTCACACATTCCCATGATAAGAATGCTCTCTTCTCATACATTATCAGCTTAAGGAAAGAAGCTATTTGTACATTCAACAATAGCAAAGAAATACAAGGTTGCCAAActgatttcattttttttaatgttCACATATGAAACTAAGCAACTGGAAGGAGAGTTTTAAAGCAAGTTCTAAGTAGGCGTAAATCAGAGGTTTAGCATATCGCAAGTAGACACTACCTATATGTTGAGGCAGCAAACATTAGAAGATAATCCTTTTCTTTTCAGGTTATAAAAATAATCTACTTGCCAAATTGCTAGACCTGTAGACCAAGGGTTTGATGGCACGAAAAAGCTCACTATTTTAATTCATCTGGGGGATATCCTAAGATTAAGATTACAAGCACCGAATATTCAAATTTGTTTTGATAAGGTTAAGCTCTCCGATGGTAGAAACCCATGTATACAAATATCTGGTTGCCATTAGAAATTAACATCGACAAGCATCCACACCGAAAGAAACAGAGGCGGCTAGAGTGGAAACCCTAGCAGCCGCTGCCATCTGCCTCGTCCTCGCCATCTACGATCGGGAATTGATGGGTCCCCACCTTCTCTGCTTGCCACTCCGGTGGCTGGAGGAGGTGGGGACCTCGGACCTGCGCTCGCGCTGTAGAAGGGTCCCTAAAGTTAGAGTTTGGTCAGACGGCATCGTCGTTATGGTGACTATGACGGCGTTTTGCGGGACAAGAATAAGGTATACCCGCTTCCTCTTCCACCTTGTCGGCGGCGATCTCGCCGGTGGCGTTGAGGAGGGCGAGGATTCGTCTGGTCGCCGCTTCCATGGAGAGGTGGATCTCGTCCAGTCTACGTGTGTGATAGGTTTGGTTACAAGCTTCGGATCAATTCAAGGGTTCAATCGCGACAAATTCAGCTCTAGAGCGCTAGTCCTTAGGGGAACGTGCACGAAGACTTTTCCAATTGTCATCAACAACAACAGGCTGGCTCTAGTAAGGGAGCAGCAACAACAGCGCGTCATGGCTTGCTCTAGCGACAGTAGTGGTCGTTAGGTGGTC from Lolium rigidum isolate FL_2022 chromosome 4, APGP_CSIRO_Lrig_0.1, whole genome shotgun sequence encodes the following:
- the LOC124705585 gene encoding UDP-xylose transporter 1-like; translated protein: MSSDGGTSQMGVLGALGLSVTSSVAIVICNKYLMGKLAFIFATTLTSWHLLVTFCTLHVAQRLRFFEPKPIDTQTVISFGFLNGISIGLLNLCLGFNSVGFYQMTKLAIIPFTIVLETIFLSKKFSRSIKASLMVLLLGVGIASVTDLQLNLLGSIIAVLTIAATCVCQILTNQIQKRLKVSSTQLLYQSSLYQSAVLLITGPFVDKLLTNKDVFAFPYTFKVVVFILMSCTIAVSVNFSTFLVIGTTSPVTYQVLGHLKTCLILSFGYVLLKDPFTFRNMAGILVAIFGMGLYSYFSVSESRKKNEVGPTLPVNTQMSEKDSAPLLGAKTSPWQESNVLESFDDVPRTAKSAFSRQMNP
- the LOC124708424 gene encoding mitochondrial import inner membrane translocase subunit PAM16 like 2-like, which translates into the protein MAGKLIANLIVMGSGIIGRAMLQAYRKALENANKTGVAHEAINNIRRTSKTMTEQEARQILGVTEQSTWEEIAQRYEKLFERNAKSGSFYLQSKVHRAKECLENVYQNNKQDGTAT